A part of Nitrospirota bacterium genomic DNA contains:
- a CDS encoding MotA/TolQ/ExbB proton channel family protein gives MNAILVLIFVIALSLFSSTVFRDIGLAMVFNPDALMIVGGGTIVAVFLGFPFKRLKKTFFDIIDSFRPKRDLRETTKDILEVAKIYRRADIRGLERKMKYVKDDFLKMGINLLINNQTNEEIRAIMERGMAARIMDYNFSQNVLKAIARLTPSFGLAGTVISLIKMFQNMQSIDSIAPQMAVAMMSTFYGVIISNLLMLPLCAKLEERSIQSEAEMYSMIEGIEAINNKDHPLSIEDKISGYSITWDLSPARISGA, from the coding sequence ATGAACGCTATCCTGGTTCTCATTTTTGTTATCGCCCTGTCATTGTTTTCTTCCACGGTGTTCCGGGATATAGGGTTGGCTATGGTTTTCAATCCCGATGCGCTGATGATTGTTGGCGGGGGCACCATTGTCGCGGTTTTTCTTGGCTTCCCGTTTAAAAGACTAAAAAAAACCTTCTTTGACATCATCGATAGCTTCCGGCCTAAAAGGGACCTGCGGGAAACGACTAAAGACATTCTTGAGGTCGCAAAAATCTATAGAAGAGCAGATATACGGGGGCTGGAACGAAAGATGAAATACGTTAAAGACGACTTTCTAAAAATGGGCATCAACCTTTTAATAAACAATCAAACCAATGAAGAGATTAGAGCCATCATGGAAAGGGGGATGGCCGCCAGAATCATGGACTACAATTTTAGCCAAAACGTGCTGAAGGCCATTGCAAGGCTTACTCCTTCTTTTGGTTTGGCTGGAACGGTGATCAGCCTTATCAAAATGTTTCAAAATATGCAGTCGATCGATTCAATCGCCCCGCAAATGGCCGTCGCGATGATGTCCACTTTTTACGGAGTGATCATCTCGAATCTATTGATGCTGCCTCTTTGCGCAAAATTAGAAGAACGGTCAATCCAGTCCGAGGCAGAGATGTATAGCATGATCGAAGGCATAGAAGCTATAAATAATAAGGATCATCCCCTCAGTATTGAGGATAAGATAAGCGGATATAGCATAACCTGGGACTTGAGCCCGGCGAGGATTAGTGGTGCGTAG